The following DNA comes from Cystobacter fuscus DSM 2262.
GGGGTCTCACACCCATCATGGAGACTCGGGTTGGCGATGCCATCATTCATGAGCACGGCGCGGCGTGTGACCTGGAACATCTGTGGACCGAACAAGGCGAGGCCCGTCACGTACCGTTGGCCAGAAACCTCCACGAAGTGCTTTTCCAGGCCCGTCCAGGTGAAGACCTCCATGCGCGGTGACATCCCGTCCGCGGGAACGCTGATCGTGGCGTTGTTCGACCCCTGATAATCCTGTGCCTCGGCGAGGAGAGGATCGGCCTCCACGCCACCTCGCCCGAAGTTGTTGACCTGCGCGTTTCCAGCGGCCTCGTTGAAGCCGGAGACGTAGAAGTCATCGTGAAGCCAGTTGGTCGTGTAGAAGAGCTGGATGATGGCGGCTTGCGTCTGAGCGGTGCTCGCCCCGGGCCCCTCACTCATGTCATAGAGATGGTCGAATCGTCGGACGGCCGTGACCTTCGCACGGACATCGAGCCCAGCCGAGAACCCGTCCGGAGGCTGGAGATCGGTATAGGCATCGACGTTGTTTCCCCGGCTCTCGGTCGCATCGGACGGCAGCCAGACATCCCCTCTTCCGTTGAAACCCTCGATCGACAGCAGGCGAGGAGAGATGAACCCGGGCTCGACACCATCGGGCTTGCCCGTGGGATGAGGCGTGAAGTCGGCCTGCGGACCATCGAGTGGAGTCATGGCCCCGTCGGCCTCGGCCCAGACACGATACTGGAACGAATCCGAGCGGGTGAGATCCTCGCGAAGCAACACGGTGCCGTCCTCCGCGGAGATGACGGCGGCGGACGCACTGGAGGTGGTGCGGGCCTCCTCTCCGCGGAAGGTCTCGACGAGGTACGCGGGGACGAGCTGACCCGCCAGCGGATAGAGGACTGGCTTCGCGCGCGCGGGTGCGCTCAGGGTCATTCCGGGTGGAGGAAGGAGCACGCCGGGAGCCCATTCGAAGGAGCGAAAACCACCCTTCACCGGACCCGCTTCGCGCAGGGCCGCGGTCACGGAGGTCCGCGACACCACACCGAGCGCGTGTGCCACGGCTTCTCCATCCGACAAGCGGAAGGAGCGTGGCGCGAGGCTCGCCACTTCATGCAGCGCGCCCCCTACGGCGACCCATTGGAGATCGCGCGTGAGCAACACATCGAGCTCGACACCGAAGACATCGATGCCATCGACACGCTGGCGGAAGGAGACGAGGATGCCACCGCGCCCGGTGTCATGGACCTGATGGACGAAGGCCGTGCGGAGTGAGGCTTCGCTCAATTGATAGAGCGGCGCGAGTTGCTCCAGGTACCGAACCGCGGTGGCCTCGGGAGCGCTGGGGGTGTGCGCGGCACCATCCCGTTCCTCGCTCCACAGCAGGGTGGGCACGCCCCGCTGTGTGTCCATGGAGGTAACATGGACGCGAGGACCCGGGTCCATCGCTTGTTGGGAGGAAGAACCGCCGCATGCACCCACGGCGGCGAGCAAGAGGAGTGCGCTGGCTCCGTGTCGCATTCTCATCTCCCATCATGAAACGACGGAAGGAGCGGCACGGGACTTCCGCCGCTCCTTCCGTCACGTTGACACTCCTTCAACTACTTGACGAAGGACGAGGTCGTTCCGCAACCAGAGCCCTGGCCCTGGTTGTTCACCACGAGCATGTAGTCGTAGTAGTCCACCACATTGTCCAGGTTGAGGTCCGCCGCGGGGTTCGCGGGCGGAACGGTGAACCCGTAGTTGTTGAGGACCAGGTTGTAGTCCGTCGCATCCACGCAGTAGTCCTGGTTGGTATCACCGAACACGGGAGCGGGCCGCGAGTCCACAATCGTGGTGTAGGACCCACCGGTCTCGGCCGACAGACCCTGGAGGAACGAGAAGAAGTTCGCCATGTTCGCGACGGAGCGCGAAGCGACCAGCTCGCCCTTCTCGGAGAACTCGGGGACCGAGGAGCCGGTCCCAGCAAAGCTGACATACCCGTTCAGGACGGTGACATCGAGCACCACGGGAAGTCCGCCCGCGCCAGAACCGTCGGGCTTGCCAGTCCGAAGCTTGTTACGCACCTTCCACTCCCAGGAGTTCGGCGTGAGATTCGGGAAGTCCGTCGCGCTGGGAGGACCGTAGCATTGCGCGCTGGACGGCGTGCTGTTCTCCTCACCGTCGGAGACCAGGTGCAGCACCTTCGTGGCGACGACGGCCGGGTCGCCCTTCTTGTAGGCGAGCAGCACATCGACGGCGTCGCAGACCGCGTGGGCGAGAGGCGTCGAGCCACCGGGCAACGTCATCTGGTTCAACGTGTTGAGCGTGGTCGCGGGATCCTGGAATGCCTGCACACTGGTGTAGGTGCTCCCATGGAACATCCAGATGGAGAAATAACGGTTGATTCCCATCGGCGCACTCACGAGCTGCTTGGCTCGCCGGATCGCCTCCTGGAAGCGCGTTGTACCATCGGTCCGCACGGCCGCCATGGACCCACTCCCATCCACG
Coding sequences within:
- a CDS encoding VWA domain-containing protein, encoding MKRGMIQALLAVVLTLVGRVDEALAGPPNEQHTLIVVDGSGSMAAVRTDGTTRFQEAIRRAKQLVSAPMGINRYFSIWMFHGSTYTSVQAFQDPATTLNTLNQMTLPGGSTPLAHAVCDAVDVLLAYKKGDPAVVATKVLHLVSDGEENSTPSSAQCYGPPSATDFPNLTPNSWEWKVRNKLRTGKPDGSGAGGLPVVLDVTVLNGYVSFAGTGSSVPEFSEKGELVASRSVANMANFFSFLQGLSAETGGSYTTIVDSRPAPVFGDTNQDYCVDATDYNLVLNNYGFTVPPANPAADLNLDNVVDYYDYMLVVNNQGQGSGCGTTSSFVK